One Malus domestica chromosome 11, GDT2T_hap1 genomic region harbors:
- the LOC114819718 gene encoding LRR receptor-like serine/threonine-protein kinase EFR, translated as MSSWNESMHFCMWHGVTCSRRHRQRVTNLDLQSQNLVGKLSPNIGNLSLLRELWLQNNSFSHEIPPQIGNLRRLQVLRLDMNSFSGSIPHNISYCFNLIFMNFTYNKLVGKIPSKIGLLSKLQHFALEYNNVTGQVPPSLGNLSSLRGLSLLSNNLMGNIPSSLGQLKKLTFLGLGFNQLSGSIPSSIYNLSSLVTFSIVINQIEGSIPSDIDKSFPNLEKFNVGSNQLTGSIPPSIFNVTSVGRFDVGSNNLIGQVPSLQKLHNLLFFNIQFNNIGSGKDGDLSFLSDLTNATQLRVLLIDNNNFGGTLPMSISNLSNKLEMFWVGDDQIYGSIPSGIGNLVSLESLLLENSSFTGNIPFDMGKLSNLGELDISMNKLSGNIPSSLRNLTKLFHLALHRNHLEGRFLEA; from the coding sequence ATGAGCTCCTGGAACGAATCCATGCACTTTTGCATGTGGCATGGTGTGACGTGCAGTCGACGACATCGCCAAAGGGTCACTAACCTGGACCTGCAATCTCAAAATCTGGTAGGAAAACTATCCCCAAACATTGGAAATCTAAGCTTGCTAAGGGAGCTGTGGCTGCAAAACAACAGCTTCAGTCATGAAATTCCTCCACAAATTGGGAATTTGCGTAGATTGCAGGTATTACGATTAGACATGAACTCATTTAGTGGCAGTATTCCACACAATATATCATATTGCTTCAACCTTATCTTTATGAATTTCACTTACAACAAGTTGGTGGGTAAAATTCCTTCAAAAATTGGATTGTTGTCGAAGCTGCAACATTTTGCATTAGAATATAATAATGTAACGGGACAGGTCCCTCCTTCCTTAGGGAACCTTTCGTCTCTCCGGGGACTAAGTCTTCTTAGTAATAACTTGATGGGAAACATCCCCAGTTCTCTCGGccaattgaaaaaattaacCTTCTTGGGATTGGGGTTCAATCAGTTGTCTGGTAGCATTCCTTCCTCCATTTATAACCTCTCTTCTCTTGTTACATTTTCCATAGTAATCAACCAAATTGAAGGGAGTATTCCATCAGATATTGACAAAAGTTTTCCTAATCTCGAAAAATTCAACGTCGGCTCTAACCAACTTACTGGGTCCATTCCTCCCTCAATATTCAATGTCACAAGTGTTGGGAGATTTGACGTTGGGAGTAACAACCTAATCGGACAGGTACCGAGTCTCCAAAAGCTTCACAACCTCCTTTTTTTCAACATTCAATTTAATAATATTGGAAGCGGTAAAGATGGTGACTTAAGTTTTCTCTCGGACTTGACCAATGCCACCCAGTTACGAGTGCTGCTTATTGACAACAACAATTTTGGAGGGACATTGCCCATGTCAATATCCAATCTCTCAAACAAACTGGAAATGTTTTGGGTTGGCGATGACCAAATATATGGAAGTATCCCATCTGGGATAGGGAATCTGGTGAGCTTGGAATCGTTGCTTTTGGAGAATAGTAGCTTCACAGGTAACATCCCCTTTGACATGGGTAAGCTTTCAAACCTTGGAGAATTAGATATTTCCATGAACAAATTATCAGGAAATATTCCGTCTTCCTTAAGAAATTTAACCAAGTTATTCCATCTTGCGTTGCATAGAAATCATCTTGAGGGCAGATTCCTTGAAGCCTAG
- the LOC114819719 gene encoding probable LRR receptor-like serine/threonine-protein kinase At3g47570, whose protein sequence is MNKLSGNIPSSLRNLTKLFHLALHRNHLEGSIPSSLGECQGLQLLNLSYNLLNGTIPKQVFRLSSLSISLDLSNNLFTGSLPPEVGNLQSLSELDISDNMLSGELPSSLGGCESLEVLHLQGNFFNGSIPLSMSSVRGIQDLDLSRNNFSGEIPHFLEGFRILNNLNLSFNQFWGEVPTGGVFKNANAISVVGNTNLCSPVANLKLPKCKSKETKKRKLSRSLKLILPLVFGLTLLGIAMVFSYFFLCSPMKKRKEISLSTLGNNILQVSYATLLKATDRFSEANLIGAGSFGYVYKGVLDEDDKAQLVAVKVFNLLRRGASKSFIAECEALRNIRHRNLVKIITVCSSVDFHGNDFKALVFEYMDNGSLEEWLHPPTGTEDLRDHVPKKFSLLQRLEISIGVACALDYLHNHCETPIGHCDLKPRNVLLDNELIGHVSDFRLTRFLSQVKSNVSTIQSQTSSVGIRGTVGYVAPEYGMGSEVSTNGDVYSFGILLLEMFTRKRPTDNMFDDSLNLHNFVKMAIP, encoded by the exons ATGAACAAATTATCAGGAAATATTCCGTCTTCCTTAAGAAATTTAACCAAGTTATTCCATCTTGCGTTGCATAGAAATCATCTTGAGGGCAGCATTCCTTCAAGCCTAGGGGAATGCCAGGGGTTGCAGTTGTTGAATCTTTCTTATAACCTTCTAAATGGAACAAtacccaaacaagtttttagacTCTCCTCCTTATCGATTTCTTTGGACTTGTCTAATAACCTCTTCACAGGTTCCCTTCCCCCGGAGGTTGGGAATTTACAAAGTCTAAGTGAACTGGACATTTCTGATAACATGTTATCTGGAGAACTCCCCAGTAGCCTTGGTGGTTGTGAGAGTTTAGAAGTCCTGCACTTGCAAGGAAACTTCTTCAACGGGTCCATTCCTTTGTCTATGAGTTCAGTGAGAGGGATTCAAGATCTAGATCTTTCTCGCAATAATTTTTCAGGTGAAATTCCACATTTTTTAGAAGGCTTTAGAATCCTAAATAATCTGAACTTATCATTCAATCAATTTTGGGGAGAGGTACCAACTGGAGGTGTTTTCAAAAATGCGAATGCTATTTCAGTTGTTGGCAACACTAATCTGTGCAGCCCTGTTGCTAATTTAAAGCTTCCCAAATGCAAATCTAAAGAGACCAAGAAACGAAAATTGTCTCGTAGCTTGAAACTAATACTCCCTTTAGTATTTGGACTTACTCTTCTAGGAATAGCCATGGTGTTCTcctatttctttctttgttcgccaatgaagaaaaggaaagaaatttcGTTGAGCACTTTGGGGAACAATATTCTGCAAGTGTCATATGCTACTCTACTCAAAGCTACTGACAGGTTCTCAGAGGCTAATTTAATTGGTGCTGGTAGTTTTGGGTATGTGTACAAAGGAGTTCTTGATGAGGATGATAAAGCTCAACTTGTTGCCGTGAAGGTGTTTAACTTGTTACGCCGTGGAGCTTCGAAGAGTTTCATAGCCGAATGTGAAGCTTTGAGAAATATTAGGCACCGAAATCTCGTCAAGATTATAACCGTGTGTTCAAGTGTTGATTTTCATGGTAATGATTTCAAGGCTCTAGTTTTTGAGTACATGGACAACGGGAGCTTAGAGGAGTGGCTGCATCCACCTACTGGAACTGAAGACTTAAGAGATCATGTACCCAAGAAGTTCAGTCTTCTTCAGAGGCTAGAAATTTCCATTGGTGTTGCTTGTGCACTAGATTATCTTCATAATCATTGTGAAACGCCAATAGGTCATTGTGATCTCAAGCCAAGAAACGTTCTCTTGGACAACGAATTGATTGGCCATGTTTCTGACTTTAGATTAACAAGGTTTCTTTCACAAGTAAAGAGTAATGTTTCAACAATTCAAAGTCAGACAAGTTCCGTTGGAATAAGAGGAACGGTTGGTTATGTAGCTCCAG AGTATGGCATGGGAAGTGAGGTGTCAACGAATGGTGATGTCTACAGCTTTGGCATTCTCTTGTTGGAGATGTttacaaggaaaagacccactgaCAACATGTTTGATGATAGCTTGAACCTTCATAATTTTGTCAAGATGGCTATCCCTTAG